The following are encoded together in the Pseudomonas sediminis genome:
- a CDS encoding SirB1 family protein, giving the protein MSPRQACLQCLQRDPPALFEAALWIAAEHDDQLQPAQILSDLHSLLLQVSAGLPALPARELAQPLLRRLAELDYQEDDEGVTRPRHALLHEVLRRRRGQPLPLALIALELARRLDIPLQGVNFPGHFMLRVPGADHLLDPCGGRRLYTRDCRDQLYRQLGPDVELSAVHLQTADAADMLRRLSRNLRLLHMQHDAPEAALKDAERVLQLGPPNLADHLARADVYRQLDCPQGERYDLEHALLFCEEEGLRLQLSQRLRSLARAPAVH; this is encoded by the coding sequence ATGAGCCCACGCCAAGCCTGCCTGCAGTGCCTGCAACGCGACCCTCCCGCCCTGTTCGAGGCGGCACTGTGGATCGCTGCCGAACACGATGATCAGCTTCAGCCCGCGCAGATACTGAGCGACCTGCACAGTTTGTTATTGCAGGTCAGCGCCGGGTTACCCGCCCTGCCCGCTCGCGAATTGGCACAGCCGCTGCTGCGCCGACTGGCCGAACTCGACTATCAGGAAGACGACGAAGGCGTGACACGACCGCGCCATGCCCTGCTGCATGAAGTGCTACGCCGCCGACGCGGCCAACCGCTACCCCTGGCGTTGATTGCACTGGAGTTGGCGCGCCGCCTGGATATTCCACTCCAGGGCGTGAATTTCCCTGGTCACTTCATGCTCCGTGTACCTGGCGCCGATCACCTGCTCGACCCTTGCGGCGGACGCCGCCTGTACACCCGCGACTGCCGTGATCAGCTCTATCGCCAACTGGGCCCGGATGTCGAACTCAGCGCGGTGCACCTGCAGACAGCCGATGCCGCTGACATGCTGCGACGCCTGTCGCGCAACCTGCGCCTGCTGCACATGCAGCACGATGCCCCGGAAGCAGCGCTCAAGGATGCCGAACGCGTCCTGCAGCTCGGCCCGCCCAACCTGGCCGATCATCTGGCTCGTGCGGACGTCTATCGGCAACTGGATTGCCCACAGGGTGAGCGCTATGACCTTGAACACGCCCTGCTGTTCTGCGAGGAGGAAGGTTTGCGCCTGCAATTGAGCCAGCGCTTGCGCAGCCTGGCACGTGCGCCAGCAGTGCATTGA